The Deinococcus betulae genomic interval ACAATCATTCGTCCTCACAGGGTCTCAAAAGAGTTGTTCGGCGCTCATCAGGTCGAGATATCAGGGACGACCTGGCTGGCCACTGAAGAGGCCACAGCCTGTCCTCTGCCGTTCCGGCGGCCGGCTCATCCGCCGCCGTGGGCAGCACCTGCACGTCACGGTACGGTAGAGACTGGTTGCGTCACGCGCACGAAGGTCTGATGGCCTTCGTGCCACACCTCGTCCCCCGCATGGTGGACCAGTAGTTTCTGCCCCTGAGCGAGTTGCACGACATAGGTTACGTCATGGCCCTTGAATTCGCGGGACAGGATGGTGACCGGGCACGCCTGCGGGTCCTCCGTGAACGCGAAGTGTTCCGGCCGGACACTGACTGTCACAGGACCCTCCACCTGAGCGTTCAGCAGTAGGCGGCCGAGTTGCGTCTGGGGGCTGCCGCTTGACGCGATACCAGAGAGCAGATTGCTGCGGCCCAGAAAAGTAGCCACGAACTCCGTATGCGGCTGGCTGTACACCGCTTCGGGCGTGCCGATCTGCTCTATCTGGCCCCCACGCATGACGGCGACCCGGTCGCTAAAAGCCAGGGCTTCTTCCTGGTCATGGGTCACCAGCACTGCCGTCGTGCCGCCGGCCCGGACTGTCGTCGACCTTCACCAGTGTGCTGCTTCCCTTTGGTCGTGGTTTCTGGTGTCACGTCGGGTTTCACAGCACGGATCACTTCTTTCCAGTGGGTACGTTCCCGAAGAATCCATTCGCGGACCATGCCACTCAAATTGCACAGCAGGTGCCAACGATCCGCCACTTGAAGGGCCTGCGGAGCGGCCTCGGTGACTGCGCGGCTGTATTCGCTGGCGCGATCTCTGGTGACGATTTCGATGCCTGGATGTGCCCGGTGCCAGTCCCGCAGCACCGCAGTGCTGCGATCTTTCAGGACATCAATCACCTGATGTCGCTCCAGGTCGACGAGTACGGTCCTACAGCTTTGCCCCTTCTGGATGGCCCAGTCATCAACCCCAAGCACCCGTGGGGTAGCAGGAGTGGGGTAGGTCCTCATCACGCGAGGAATGGCGTCTGGGCTGCCAGAATGTGAGCTTTGTGACAAAACGTGTCCGCTCGCTCCGTCCCCATGCCGAAACCCAGATGGGCCAGGAAGGTCTGGAGTCGAGCAGTCCTACGCGCAAAACGCGGAATGTCTGCACCTTGTGCTGAAAAGGTCTGGGCGGGGCATGTGGGGTTGAGACAGCGGAACCACGTCACTTGGATGGAAAGTCGTGTGTCCTGAGGGCCACAGGGAAAGTCGCGGGGATGGCGCCAATAATGCCCGTGAAGACGGCTGCTCGTCTGTCCGCACTGCGGACAGACCGCCTGATGAGCTCTGGTCTGAGCGGAGATGATCAACCCCGCAGACGTCAGGGAGACGGTGCTGAAGTGAAGGCCCGAGATGCGGCAAGCCGTGCGAAGGGCCGACATCCCACAGTGTGCGCCTCACCCTAGCCTGACCACACAGAACCTTTCGTAGCAGCTTCCTTAAAACACCCCCAGAGGTGCTGGCGCCTGTTATCAAGGCCTACCAAGTGCACAGAACCCCATGCTCATATGTGCTGACGTGCACAAAAGCTGCGCCAGGTCGTCCAGGATCGCCGCCCCATTTCTTCTGACAGGCCTCTCCAAGTATGGGATTCTGGTGAGTGGTCTGTACTGGTGGACCACTTCGTGTCTCTTGCCTTTGCATCTCTTTTGGCCCTCCTCGCCGCCTCTGAGCTGGCTCGTCCCTTCCTTCAAGGAGTTTGATTTTGTCTTTGCGATCTTTACGTGCCCTTCAACTTCCACTGGCGACCCTAACGGTCCTGCTCACAGTCAGTTGCAACTGGGGTGCCCCACCCTCTCCAATCGCTGCTTCACCCGCCCCCGTCCTCCCCGTCGCCCCCCGTCAGGCGGTCGCCGGGGGCCTCAATGCCACCTATGTGTTGCGGGCCGATCCACAATTCCGCTTCACTCGCCGCGAACCTGGTATCCACGCCACGGGCAACGCGACGCTCCCCTGGTCGCGTGCTGGCGGCTTTACTGCCACGTGGTCCGGTCAACTGCATGCCCCGACCAGTGAGCCCTACACGTTTTACGTCAAGGGTGACGGGCGCACGCAGGTCTACCTCAATAACGCCCCCCTGATCTCCGCCGGTCAGTCCAGCGGCACGCTCACCCTGTCGGCTGGCACCATGTATGACCTCCGCGTGGAGACCACACAGGATGATCTTCAGCCCCGCCTCACTCTGGAGTGGTCAACCCCCACTAAGACGAGGGCCGTTGTCCCTCCCAGCGCCTTGTTCACGCGCCCTCTCACAGCACAGACAGGGACCCTTCAAGCCAGCAGTGTCACCCTCGGGCAGAACCTTCTAGAGAACGGTGATTTCTCTGATCCTATGGGGTCAAGTACCTACGCTCCTAACTGGTCGGGCACATACAAGATTCAGGGGCCGGGTCGTGACGGCGCCGGGTCAGCGCTCCGCTTGACAGGGACGGCCGCTGCCTCAACGTATCTCTATGATCCTCTGGAGCAAGGGGCAACCTACGCCGTCACGGTGTGGGGCAAAGCCACGACAGCCTCGGCCTGCACCGTGAAGGTGCAATTGGGTACCACCACCGCGGCGGTCAACGAGACGTTGACCTTCACGTCCAGCACGTGGACTAAGCAGACCGTGACCGTGCAGCATCCCTTTACCACCAAGAACTTCAGCCTGTCGAGTGAAACGGCTGGGGGAGAGTGCTGGCTGGATGACGTGAGCGTAGTGGGCACCGCCGCGGCTCCCAATGTGCCGTCACCGCAGGTAAATCTGGTTCAAGAGGGCGACTTCGAGGGCACCTTAAGTGCCTGGCGTTCCAGTGACAACGGCGTGCTGCCGGTGGCCGTCCCAGGTCGCAGCGGCACAGGACAGGCGGGGTCAATCCAGGCGCTGTCAGAGGATGGCTGGAGCCAGGGCTTTAACCAAGTGATTCCGGCGAGTGCCCTGAAGCCAGAGACAGAGTACGTGCTGAAGGTCGCAGGGCGCGTAACGGCCACAGACGACGCTCTCAGCGCGCTCTGCTTTTTCCAGGGGACGAGCGCGGCCGCGACGCCTTGGTTTGATGCCTATGCGTCGTTTCCCTCGACGGCCGCTGGAATCTGGACGGATCAGGTGTTCCGATTTAAGACACCTGCACAGACTGCTGATCTGTACGTCAATCTGAACAAGATGCAGTTGGGGTTCATGCCGACGGAAGCGGCTTGCCAATTTGACGACATCCAACTAGGTGAAGTGGTGACAGGAGGCCCGCAAGAGCCTCAAGAACCAGGGGAGACCGACGAGCCGGAACCTGTCCGGGCTATCATAGATTCTTCTATTACACCACCGACCGTACTTGCTGGGGGCGAAGTACTGTTTAGCGGAGCTGGTTCAACGGGCGAGAACCTAACCTACACATGGGACTTCGGCGATGGAACGACTGAAATAGGTGACGCTGAGGCGACAGGAGACGTCTCTCATACATATACAACGCCTGGTTACTACACGACTAGGCTCAAGGTAACGAATCCACACAGTCCTGTACCCGTCATGTCAGAAATCAGAATCGCAGTTTTGCCTGAAGTGCACGACATGCTTAGCGCTCGGGCCATTGCTTTAGGTGAAGCGACAAGGCTTGATGTTCAGTATCCGTTGCCAGGACTTGAATATGAATGGACCCTGCCCGAGGGTCGGAAAATCATTTCTCCTAACGCGTCATATGAGTTTAAAAGCTTGGGCTTCCATGACATCTCTTTAACGATTTATGATAGAAGGGCGGGTGTTTTTGATGAGAATGGCCCTCCTATTTTGCTGCTAGAAGACGCCAAGGTGAATGTGCAGGCCCCCGAATATGATTTGGAAGTCGCTTTCTATGGCACAGAAGAATATTGTGAGCCCAGTGGCGGCGGAGAGGTAACTAAAGCGTCAATCAATTTTAGAGCTCAGAATGATATTAAGCCAGATAGTTACTGTTTTCATTACACGGATGAAGACCTCTCATATTTTTCCGGTACTGCCACCTCAACTTGGGAGAAAGATCAAGAACTCGCCTCCAGTTCTAACAGTGTTACCGTCGCTGAGTACTACTGGGAATTGCCAGACGGTACGAAGTTTCAAGGAGAAACTATACCTGCTCGGCGTGTATATGACGCAGTAAGGCAATCTGATATTCCTATCTTGACATTTAATATAAGAGATTCTTTAGGGCGAGTTTTCACGGAAGCTTTCCAAGCTGCCGCTCCGCATTATTACTGCCTTAAGGAGGATGTGCCAAGCTGTGTAGAGATTTTCACAAGCTCATTGACTCAAAAAGATGAGTATCACCCACTCCTCAGGGTGGATGTGCCAAATAAATATACAGATGTCGTACGTAATCCAACAGACGACTTCTACGAATACACAATCTACAGTGGATTATATTATTCCCCAAGTGCACACATATTGGTAAATGGAGTCAAAATCTCACTCTCAAGTCCTGGTTATGATTTAAGAACGGGCGGGCCTTTTGATCCTCAGGAGCCTGCAGATCAACATTTTGATGTGACCAAGTGCAGCGGCTATACGCACAAGAATCGAAATGTTCTATTTCTTAAAGCAGCGACTACCGATCCAATATATAATAATCCAGGTAGAATTGAAGCTGGATTGAAAAATGCTTTTAAGTCAGGAATTAATATATATAAATTCAGTAACTTGTTTGAAAAAGGATGCAATGAATATTCTGAACCCGATCCATACGGATATGCATCAGGCGGCAGGTCACAAATTAACTACAAATTCCTCCTACCTAAATATGAGGATATCAGTGTTCCTAAGTTAACATTGAATATTCTTCCAGACGAGCAAGCTCCTTCAGAAAAACGTCAATTATTTGTTGATAAAGAAGGACAGCTTATTGCTCAATTTAATGTTAGCGAGAGGGATATTACGTCGGATGGAAACATAGAGATTAAAATTCCCCTCTATGCAGTAGATGCGAACGGCAATCTGGATACTGGAGTCTACGGAAGCCCCTATCTCGCGCCTAATAATGAGAACCTACTGATGGAGGGCATCGTATTTAATAGAGGTATAGCTGAAGTCGAAACAATTATTAATATAGAAAGCCTGGGTAATGGCTCAATCGATCCATCTAGATTTACGAGATATGGTCTTGATGGAAATATAAGTGAAATCAGCTTCGGTAGCCAGTCTCCTAAAGATTTAAACAGCACCACACTGGCAATGTCTCATAAGACTGCATCTATCAATACGTTAAATAATACCGTTTTACTGCCTCAAAACCTTGCGGGAGAAACTCTTAATCGGATTTATCTGGGTGGATCGGCGAATGCACGACAGGCTATCGACAAATTTCTGAAAAATTACGATGGAAGTGTCACCAACATCGTCGTTGGATTGGCCCCCATTGTTGGAGATGGCTCCGATCTTCTCATGCAGGCATACTATGCCGCGAATCGGAAGAATGTCGATTATGTTATCGTCACTCTTGGGACAATTGGCCTCGTAATGGACGCGACCACTCTAGGCACACTTGACTTTACAGCCCCAATTAAAGCGCTTTACAAGTATGGCGGTACAACAGCCCGCGCTGTCGTCAAGGAGAGCGTAGATCGTTGGAGAACTCGCCCTATTCAAGAAAATTTCAATTCTATTAAAAATAACTATTCATTTATGATGGATGTTGCTTTAAATAAGGGAGATGTTAGAGTAGTCGGTAACGCGCTAGAGCTCGCCGTAGAAGGAAAAGGCACTCCTACTCAGGGTCTGCTGCATTTTACTTCCACCTATAATACATTCAAATCTGGGAATCTTTGGCCGAAGATCAAGGGAATTAATCAAAAGATTAAAGTAGCTAAGTATGGTATGTTTGCCCCTAAGATTTCTCAACGCATAGGGAAATGTGGCAGCAAATGCCTATCAAGTTTTGGTCAACTCGTAAATTTATATAAAGTCAATGGACGCAGTAATATACCAACTTTAAGAAATTTTGAGGAGAGTTTCTTCAATTGTTTGATAAGACCGCAGCAGATTACGCAACAATCCAATAACTCTAAACTTTGTCTAAAAAATATGGTCTTGAGCAAGGCCAAGTTTAACAAGAAGGACCTCTGGTATGGTACATATTCTAGAAAGGGTGACGTATACGACCTAGCCGAAGAATATGACGGTGCTGTTATGACAGATTTCATTGACGACTCTGAGGAAACGTTTTTAAATGAAGAAATTATTGAAGCCTCAAAAGCTCTTTTGGATTTTCATACTTCCCAAGGCCTTCTCGTCAATTTCTCTTTAACTGGTATACGAGATCTAAAAGAGGTTATCAACGGTACTGCGTCAACAATACCAGTAGTAACTAGAGCAGAGCTGTTGTATATTCGAGATAATTGGTCGACCATGGGAACTAAAGTCAAATGGTATCTTAATGGAAAAAATGTTGCGCCCCCATGGCAGTGGGCAGAACCTTGGGTAAAACCATGACCCACCAGGATGATCGCATTACTCTTATACAAATTTCTCGTGATGCACAGTTAAAATTTCTTAATTTTGAAGATGTAGTGCGGTTAGTTCTAATTTTGCACCAAGAGGAGGTTATTCTCGGAGAATGTAAATGGTCGGGCCTGAGGAGGGGGGTTAGAAATTTAGAGGCAAGTGCTCTAGGTTCTATTGCCACTTCAAATGGAGAATTCTTTAGATTGGTTGATCTTTTTGATCTTATATATGATGAAAACCTTGACACCAGAGTTGGTAGATCGACTATCGACATGTCACAAGATAAGAGTGTAATTAAAATTACAGCTCCGTTCGATGGGACCAAGAAGACCGTAAGGTTATTCGATACTAGAAATTTTATAGATGACCTTAAAATATTACTCAACATGTAGATTGTCCAACTCAACAATCCTCTATCATACGAATCATTACTCTGTTGATAAAACTCAGAATTAGATAATGCATTATGTTTATGCGGTCACTATTATGAATTCTCGGCATGTGCATCCACTCAATCAAAAATCTATTTCAGTGTAGGCGTACATCGTAGTTATTCATTACATGAACAGTGTTAATCTGGGGCGGCTCTTAGCCGCCCTTGGCTGTCATGACGGGGGTATTTTAGGAAAGCTGCTACGAAAGGTTCTTCCGCACTTTGTGTGGTCAGGCTAGGGTGAGGCACACACTGTGGGATATCGGCCCTTCGCACGGCTTACCGCATCTCAGGCCTTCACTTCAGCACCGTCTCCCTGACGTCTGCGGGGTTGGTCATCTCCGCTCAGACCAGAGCTCATCAGGCGGACTGTCCGCACTGCGGACAGACGAGCAGCCGTCTTCACGGGCATTATTGGCGCCATCCCCGCGACTTTCCATATGGCCCTCAGGACACACGACTTTCCATTCAAGTGACGCGGTTCCGCTGTCTCAACTCCACATGCCCCGCCCAGACCTTTTCAGCACAAGGTATCGAGATCAGCCTGATAGAACTCCCGGTACCGACCGGCCTGCGGCCGGTCGCCCCGCCAGACTTTCTGAATCTGCGACCGCTGGAAAGACCAGCTGGCTCTCATGCTGCGCCACGTAGCGGGCCAGAGGTATGGACAGGTCAAAGTGCAGGGCCAGCTCGGTGTCGCGGTCCTCTGGCCCGGTATTGAGGCGGGTGAGAGCATACAGCTCGGCGTCCTCACCGCCTTTCGCCATCAGGACGTCTTGGTGCTCTACGCTCGCGGTCTCGATGGGTGTGAACCCGTACGCCTCGTAGGTGTCACGGATCACCGAGAGGACGCGGTTAAAGACGAGCTGCTGGGCTGGAAGATACTCGGGAAAGCCGCTGAGGGCTCGGGGTTTGATCATAGGTGGGCCTCGTAGATCCTGCCCGGGGCGAACGGTGCAGGCGGGGATGCAAGACGTCGGCGCTCAGACGCAGCGCGCGGCTGTAGGTGCTCCCAGGATGTCGATGCACACGTTCCATAGCGCTCAGGATAGAGGCTGGTCAGCGCTCGACCACTAGCCAGATGACATACGCCACCTGCTGATCTGTGAGGGTGCAAAGGCGAGTTCACGTATTGCGGTACACCTGGAGCGCTTTCAAAGTCCACGAGCGGAGGGCTCACTGATGGCTCTACGCGCTGTTTAGTAGAGGTGGTACGGTGACGTCATGTCCCACCCGTCTGATGCTCAATCAATGTACGTCGTCATTGACGGCCTGGAGGGTGACATGGCGCGGGTTGAACAGCCGGACGGCACGGTGGAGGACTGGCCCGTGCACCGGTTGCCTCAAGGTGTTCGGGAAGGCGACGTTCTGCGGCTTGAGGTACGAGGTGGCCATTCGGTCTTACAGCGGGACCACGCCGAAACGCGCTGGCGCCGACAGGAAGCCCAGACTAAGCTGAACGCCCTGAATCAGACCAGCTCCGACGGCGAGGTCACGCTGTGAAAGGGCTTTTGACCTCTCTGCTCTTGGGACTGGGGACGGCAAGTGCTCAGGCGACACCGCCCGGCGCCTTGACCCTGCGCTTCTTAGATGTCGGTCAAGGAGATGCGGTCCTCATCACCAGTCCTGAAGGCAAGAGCCTGCTGTATGACGGCGGCCGCAGCGCTGCCCGCATGGCCACGCTGCTCACCCAGTACAGCGTCAAGAGCCTCGACCTCGTTGCGGCCAGCCACGGCGACGCCGACCACATCACGGGTCTGGTCACGGCGGTCCAGCGGTTCAAGCCCAAGTATTTCCTGAACAACGGCCTCGCCCCAACCACTCAGATCTGGCAGCAACTGGTGGGCGCTGTGCAGGCAGCCGGCACCCAGGGCCTTCTCGCCAAAGCCCAGGTGATCAATTTGGGCAGTGTCAAAGTCACCGTCTTGCCCCCTCCACCTGGCATGCCGAAGACTGAGCAGAACCTCAACAGTATCGGCCTGCTGGTGGAGTACGGCTCGTTTCGGGCCCTGATGACGGGCGACAGCGAGACCGCAGAAACGACAGGGTGGCTGAGGCAAGCTCCCGCGAGTGTCTTTGGCCCCATTGACGTGTACAAAAGCATCCATCATGGGGCGAAGAACGGGGACAACAGCCGCTGGCTGGCGGCTGTCCGACCCACGAACGTGGTGATTGGGGTGGGCCCGAACAACTATGGGCATCCGACCGCTGAGGCGCTCACTCTTTATAAAAAAGCGGGGGCCGCGATCTACCGCACGGACTTGAATGGCACAGTGACGGTGACCGTCCAACCAGGTGGCCAGTACACCCTGACGACCGAGAAAGGCACGGGGGTCAAGGGGACTGGCGCCGCCGTCACGTCCCCTGCTCAGCCGCCTGCACCGCCCTCCTCTCCAGTGCGCTACGCGAATTGCGCAGCAGTGCGGGCAGCAGGGAAAGCGCCCCTCCTCCGCGGCCAGCCGGGGTATTCCACAGCTCTCGACCGGGACGGCGATGGCCGGGCCTGCGAATAAAGCCGCCAGGCATCCGAACTCACTTTCTTGGGTGTCGATCTGTCTGTGGGCTGTGCCTGAGACTACCGAGGCCGTCAATAAACGACCGGCGTGCTGAGAGGGACCGGGCACACGCTGTAGGAAGACGGGGCCTGTCCTGCTAGAACAAGGGGAATGATCCTCGCTCTCGACTTGGAGTTCGACCAGCACGGCTTTCAGTGTGGCGCGCTGGTTGGAGGCGGAACCCAGGTCCTCTTCGAGCGCGAAAAACTTCCGGATATCGTTCATGTCCTGCGCAACGTGCCGCTCGTCGTCGGCCACAACATCCGCCGATTTGATCTGCCGCGCTTAGGCGAACTGGTCGGTGAACCGCTGAAGCTGGAAGAAGACCGGCTCATTGATACGCTTGAACTTGCCGCATTGGTCTGGCCGGGGCGACCCAGTCAGGCTCTGGAAAAACTGTACCGCGACACGCAAGTCGCCAATGATCCCGTGGCCGATTGCCTGGAGGCCATTCGAGTTTTGGACGATGCCAGGACGGACGCGGCTGTGCTCCCGCCGCTGGTCAAGCACTGGGCTCAGCGGCTGCTGCCTGACGGCGGCCTGCGCCGCGTGATTCCAGCAGGCACGGAGGACTGGGCGCCGCTGCGCGACCGCCTGGGTGAGCCTGCCGCCGAGGCCCTTAGGGTTCATCTGTCTGCCCTTCCTGAGGCGCAGATCAGCAATCTAGGCGCGCTGGTATTCCTCCATTGGTGCCTGCAACGTGACGACCCCAGTCACCGGCGACCTATCTGGGTGGAACTGACCTTCCCGAGTTTCTTGGCAGCGGAAGCGGCACTGGGTCCCATCAACACTTCGCGGGAGGCGCTCACGGCGGAACTTCAGGCCATCTACGGCCCAGAGTATGGGTTTCGGGCTGGGCAGTTCGAGATCGTGCAGGCTCTACTGGCCGGCGACTGTGTACCACTGGGCCTGCTGCCCACTGGGGGTGGCAAGAGCCTGACATTTCAGTTTCCAGGCCTCCTGCTCAGTCGCCTGCGCCGGGCGCTGACCGTCGTGGTCTGTCCTCTGACGGCCCTGATGGAGGACCAGGTGCTGAACCTACGGGTGCAGTTGCCCGGTTGGGCCGAGCGCGTCGCGTACCTGACAGGCAATCAAAGCCCAGATGAGCAGCGCGCAGTCCTTGATGGGGTCTGGGAAGGCCGAATTGACGTGCTGTACGTGAGTCCGGAGCGGCTCCGCAACCCTGGGATGCAGCGGCTGCTGCGTCACCGCCGCCCAGCCCTATGGGTGCTGGACGAGGCGCACACCTTCAGTCAGTGGGGAATGGACTTTCGCCCGGACTTTCTGAGAATCGCCCGGGCAATCCGCGAGATCCACGAGGGCGGCCCGGCACCCCTCTTGGGCCTGGTCACGGCGACCGCAACCACCCGCGTCAGCGACGACTTGGAGAAGAAACTGGTCGCAGCCCTGGGAGACGTGCTGAACCGACCGATGCGCCGGGTGCCGGACGACGTCGATTTTCAGTGGCGCGGGGAGATCAGCACCGAAGTCGTGCGCCTTCCTTTCAGCCAGCGCCTGGCGGCCATTCGGCAGCGGTTGCTGGAACGGCGCGGGCAGGGCGTGGCCATCGTCTACGTCCAGTCGCGCAAGTTGGCTGAGCTCTACGCCGAGGACCTCGGCGAACACCTCCGGGCAGCGGCCTTCCACGGCGGCCTGCCGCCCCGGCGCAAGGGCCAGACCCTGGAAGCGTTTAAAGCTGGAGACCTTGACGTGGTAGTGGCCACCAATGCGTTTGGGATGGGGATCGACCGCGCCGGAATTCACACGGTGCTCCACGCCGGACCGCCGAGTACTCCCGAAGCCTACCTGCAGGAGATTGGCCGCGTGGCCCGCAAGCCCGGTGAAACTGGGCACGCGGTGCTGTTCTGGGAAGAGCAGGACTTTCAGTTCGCCTTCGAATTCGAGAAGCAGTCCCGCGTCGGGAACAGCAAGAATTTGCGCGAGTGTTGGGGCATTGTGCGCGACCGGCTGAAAGAGGACCCTGTCCGGCGCTGGGTCTCCAGCTTCGAATTCGGCGCGGCCCTGCCACAGACCGATCCAGATGACCTGACCACCCAGGCGCGGGTCGCCCTGTACGCCCTGGAAGCGTATGACCTCGTCAAGGAAGGGGAATCTCAGCCGGCCCGGCTGAACCTGCGCCTGGAAGTAGGACAGGGTGAACTCGGCGAGGAGGGCCGGCGGCTGTGGGAGGTCCTGAAAAGGCAGGGGCTACGGCCAGGGGACGAGACGTCACTGGATCTCCGGGAAGCCGCGTTGCTGGCCGCCCTGCGGCCCAACAAGGTGGTCACAGGGGCGCGGCAGTTGGTGAAGGCTGGTTACGCGCGCTGGAGTTATGACCTCACCCTACGGGCCCGCAAGGGCACCCGAACCCGGCTGGACCGGGCCGGCACCAGCCTCCGCGCGCTGCTGGAGCAACTGGACGCCCATCCGGATGCCGACCTCTCGCAACTTCACGTACAGGCGATTCGCGAGGATCTCACCGCCCGGCGCCGGACAGCCCAGCTGGAATTGGCCCTCAAGACTCTCGCTGCCCTGGGGGTGGCCCGCTTCCGCATCGGGGGGGCACAGGCCAGTCTCGAACCGTATGCCGACGCACCGCCCCGGTCAGCTTGGACGACGTTCGCGCTGGCCCGCTTTGAGGTCTTGCAGGGCACCTGGGGCGTCCTAGAGCAGACCCTGAGCGAGACAGGCAGTGACACCTTGGTGGTGAATGCCGCCGATCTCGACGCGCAGCTACCGGATGTGCCGGGGGGCCTGAACGCCATGGAAAGCCTGCTGGCCCTCGAAACCCTGGGCATCGTTGATGTGGCCAGAGGCGATGAGATGCAGGGCCGCGTGTTCTACTTGGAGAAGGGGGACAAATACCAGGGCGGCAAGACACCGTCCTATCATCCAGCCGCGTTCCGGCCCCTGGAGCAGCATTACGCGGACCGCACGCGGCGACTGCATGCCATGCGCCTGATGGCGCTGGAGCTGGAAGAGGCGGCCCGGGTCGCCCTGATCCGGGACTACTTCACACTCACCCTGGAGGAATTCTGCCGCCAGCATTTCGCTGACCCAGACAGTGCGGCTGTGCCGCAACTGCCGGAGTATGCGCAGCGGATTTTGCAGGGCCTGAGCCCAGTCCAGCGGCAGGTGGTTGAAGACGAGCACAGCCGCGCGATCTTGGTGCTGGCTGGTCCGGGCAGTGGCAAGACCCGCACCGTGGTGCACCGCGTCGCGAACCTGATCGCGCTGAAGGGTGTTCCATCGGACCGGGTCCTTGTGCTCGCCTACAACAGGACGGCGGCAGCGGAAGTTCGGGACCGGCTCGCCACGCTGGTGGGTCCACTGGGCGTCCGGGTGGATGTGCTGACCTTCCATGGGCTGGCCCGCAAATTAACTGGCCTGAGCGACCGCGACGCGGTGGACGAGCAAGGTCAGCGCTTGTACGGAGACGCGGCACACGCCTGGCTGCTCCAGCAGGCCATCCTCCTACTGAAAGAGCAGGATCCGCCCTATCAGTACGTGCTGGTTGATGAGTATCAGGACGTGGACGCCCTTAAGTACGCCATGGTGACGCAGCTTGCGCGCTATCAGCCGAATGGAGGCGAGGACGAGGATCAGCCGGGTTACCTGGTGGCGGTGGGGGACGACGATCAGAACCTGTACGGCTTCCAGGGCGCGGATATCCGGTACATTCAGCAGTTTCAGCAGGACTATCAGATTGCGCCGGAGCAGGTGGTCGGCCTGGTCGAGAACTACCGCAGCGCCCGGCGGATTGTGGCGGC includes:
- a CDS encoding UvrD-helicase domain-containing protein; the protein is MILALDLEFDQHGFQCGALVGGGTQVLFEREKLPDIVHVLRNVPLVVGHNIRRFDLPRLGELVGEPLKLEEDRLIDTLELAALVWPGRPSQALEKLYRDTQVANDPVADCLEAIRVLDDARTDAAVLPPLVKHWAQRLLPDGGLRRVIPAGTEDWAPLRDRLGEPAAEALRVHLSALPEAQISNLGALVFLHWCLQRDDPSHRRPIWVELTFPSFLAAEAALGPINTSREALTAELQAIYGPEYGFRAGQFEIVQALLAGDCVPLGLLPTGGGKSLTFQFPGLLLSRLRRALTVVVCPLTALMEDQVLNLRVQLPGWAERVAYLTGNQSPDEQRAVLDGVWEGRIDVLYVSPERLRNPGMQRLLRHRRPALWVLDEAHTFSQWGMDFRPDFLRIARAIREIHEGGPAPLLGLVTATATTRVSDDLEKKLVAALGDVLNRPMRRVPDDVDFQWRGEISTEVVRLPFSQRLAAIRQRLLERRGQGVAIVYVQSRKLAELYAEDLGEHLRAAAFHGGLPPRRKGQTLEAFKAGDLDVVVATNAFGMGIDRAGIHTVLHAGPPSTPEAYLQEIGRVARKPGETGHAVLFWEEQDFQFAFEFEKQSRVGNSKNLRECWGIVRDRLKEDPVRRWVSSFEFGAALPQTDPDDLTTQARVALYALEAYDLVKEGESQPARLNLRLEVGQGELGEEGRRLWEVLKRQGLRPGDETSLDLREAALLAALRPNKVVTGARQLVKAGYARWSYDLTLRARKGTRTRLDRAGTSLRALLEQLDAHPDADLSQLHVQAIREDLTARRRTAQLELALKTLAALGVARFRIGGAQASLEPYADAPPRSAWTTFALARFEVLQGTWGVLEQTLSETGSDTLVVNAADLDAQLPDVPGGLNAMESLLALETLGIVDVARGDEMQGRVFYLEKGDKYQGGKTPSYHPAAFRPLEQHYADRTRRLHAMRLMALELEEAARVALIRDYFTLTLEEFCRQHFADPDSAAVPQLPEYAQRILQGLSPVQRQVVEDEHSRAILVLAGPGSGKTRTVVHRVANLIALKGVPSDRVLVLAYNRTAAAEVRDRLATLVGPLGVRVDVLTFHGLARKLTGLSDRDAVDEQGQRLYGDAAHAWLLQQAILLLKEQDPPYQYVLVDEYQDVDALKYAMVTQLARYQPNGGEDEDQPGYLVAVGDDDQNLYGFQGADIRYIQQFQQDYQIAPEQVVGLVENYRSARRIVAAANAFIDLSLPAEHRLKTGLLQVRGVRDEDGVVAFGRYTQRFFAAQAIAQRTVDLTAAGTPLHDIAVLAPRWDLLEEVEHALREMGLPVQRYDCDDQLRPANSALGRHLLTGLRQNLTAMSADAKTTLSELSAPYSVADRAAGALWAAVEGLRDVTYETIALKLEGARPLAGGRVVLSSYHSAKGSEFDVVFVLDEGDRMDEDATRALYVALTRPRNELYLLRNVRACHPTFKDKAFMTRLAEGGVEAFEVPRDGPLPTQITFTLDLEPGQLYLSAREVVSGRGRQVVDRYAQEWGPLTVQARQQKDGRSYYTFSSSQGVVARTRAFWPATEQDRVLRRLHHLLQRGAACQARGGMVMLCERDDEFYRIAQYTGDATSHFLVLPCLELQREVSL